A genome region from Labilibaculum antarcticum includes the following:
- a CDS encoding alpha-L-fucosidase, which yields MKKLAISMLLAGTLFVSCVNSKESTMVNSEPFEENWNSLAKYQTPDWFRDAKLGIFIHWGPYSVPAYGSEWYPRWMYMDSVQWNPNGEQVSHEGNEFYTHHVETYGKPGEFGYKDFIPMFKAEKFNATEWIDLFKKAGAKYVVPVAEHHDGFAMYKSNYTRWNSVDMGPKRDVLAEISKATKDAGLYFGASSHFAFNWNYYTHKKGFDTSDPQYSDLYSRDHEHYAPADQEFLDLWWNRTQDIINNYQPDILWFDFVLDHDEFVPYHAKLAAYYYNKGIDWKKDVVLQTKNFKHETFPEGTNVLDIERGKSADIRKFPWQTDTSIGTNSWCYTTDWNSKDANTLIDDLIDIVSKNGNMLLNVGPKADGTIPADQANILLEMGAWLSKNGEAIYGTRPWTIFGEGPTEVKTGHHTEGKNKDLTAADFRFTQKEGKIYVIAMDIAENGEYLVKSFANGNELCKGKIKSVRILGSKNACDWEVDNSGLSIKVNGDGKANYACAFEIEIE from the coding sequence ATGAAAAAACTTGCAATAAGTATGTTGTTGGCAGGAACGCTGTTTGTTTCCTGTGTGAATAGTAAAGAATCCACAATGGTAAACAGCGAACCTTTCGAGGAGAATTGGAACTCTTTGGCCAAATATCAAACTCCTGACTGGTTCCGAGATGCAAAACTTGGAATTTTTATTCATTGGGGACCGTATAGTGTGCCGGCCTATGGATCGGAATGGTATCCTCGTTGGATGTATATGGATTCAGTTCAGTGGAACCCAAATGGCGAACAAGTAAGTCATGAAGGAAATGAATTTTATACTCATCATGTGGAAACTTATGGTAAGCCGGGTGAATTTGGTTATAAGGATTTTATCCCCATGTTTAAAGCTGAAAAATTTAATGCGACAGAATGGATAGATTTATTTAAGAAAGCGGGAGCAAAATATGTAGTTCCTGTGGCAGAACATCATGATGGTTTTGCGATGTATAAATCAAATTATACAAGATGGAATTCTGTAGATATGGGACCGAAACGTGATGTCTTGGCGGAAATATCAAAAGCGACAAAGGATGCTGGATTATATTTTGGTGCTTCATCTCATTTTGCTTTTAACTGGAATTATTATACTCATAAGAAAGGGTTTGACACCAGTGATCCTCAGTATTCTGATCTTTACTCAAGAGATCATGAGCATTATGCTCCTGCAGATCAGGAATTTCTTGATTTATGGTGGAATAGAACTCAAGATATTATCAATAATTATCAGCCTGATATTCTTTGGTTTGATTTTGTTTTGGATCACGATGAATTTGTTCCTTATCATGCAAAACTTGCTGCTTATTATTACAATAAGGGAATTGATTGGAAAAAGGATGTTGTTCTTCAAACCAAGAATTTTAAACATGAAACTTTTCCTGAAGGAACAAATGTGTTGGATATTGAACGAGGCAAATCTGCCGATATTAGAAAATTTCCATGGCAAACAGATACCTCTATAGGTACTAATAGCTGGTGCTACACTACAGATTGGAATTCTAAAGATGCAAATACTTTAATCGATGATTTAATTGATATCGTGAGTAAGAATGGTAATATGTTATTGAATGTTGGACCGAAGGCCGATGGTACTATTCCTGCTGATCAAGCTAATATTTTACTTGAAATGGGTGCCTGGTTAAGCAAGAATGGTGAAGCTATTTACGGTACGCGACCATGGACTATCTTTGGAGAAGGACCTACCGAGGTGAAGACAGGTCATCATACGGAAGGAAAAAATAAGGACTTAACTGCAGCCGATTTTAGATTTACACAGAAAGAGGGTAAAATATATGTTATTGCTATGGATATCGCTGAAAATGGTGAATATCTCGTGAAATCATTTGCCAATGGTAATGAGTTGTGCAAGGGTAAGATTAAATCGGTAAGAATTCTTGGAAGTAAAAATGCATGTGATTGGGAAGTGGACAATTCGGGATTATCAATTAAGGTAAACGGAGATGGAAAAGCAAATTATGCTTGTGCATTTGAGATTGAAATCGAATAA
- a CDS encoding hybrid sensor histidine kinase/response regulator transcription factor, which yields MRLFLSSLLLFVCFTSYSQTDFERLSTLDGLSQNDINFIFQDSKGFMWFGTVDGLNRYDGLNFITYQRTTPMEHPIGSNLPFCMVEDPNGNFWIGTSDNGVWFFDRKKEEFHEVPQARNGKRILLDRKAGKMLIDSDGMLWISSISGVSIIDTKKYNASDDKNVTFEASSDRANEFYALSSVNLLFQDSKGQIWLGSNRGLYMVTLTSDLKLRMARISKLSGRTAHSIIETERGFIVSCNDGVYYIAELEGEFTPKKISNYYFPSSIKTSKGFVFGANNKGLYQFTWNEDEESLEFLKHFQYEFYHSKSLSANIVTDLYEDNSGLLWVGTNGGGLNCLDLNEKKFHHISRTNAKGSLSYNKIRAIYEDTKTNLWIGTEGGGISCLPANKKGEYETGFINKAITEVVNGQNYVYSIAGLPEETERVIFGAGYPVRLGLAKMNGSGDIEIEPLSHLVQNSVFTILVDNDGYIWLGTYGSGLYKTKYDGVKNELVVLNHYTANGEGSICSDIVRSLLEDGDGNILVGTDMGLNILQKRKKENSTPFFLTVVNDPKNDKSLTHNYVLAMHLDRKNRVWVGTMGGGLCLLKHEKGGKIKFKSYTSEHGLPNDVIKGIEEDREGNLWISTNRGLTRFNIDTEEIRNYTISDGLQDYEFSELASYTRANGEMVFGGVNGINVFTPKEIEDNPYASHVEFTELFILNEQILTGKTYHGRVLLENEMPSTDSVSIKYCENSFSVGFTALHYVAPEKIKYKYRLEGFDSGWNTVNSVEPRAKYTNIPPGEYTLKVLATNNDGVWTTIPSILTIEVVPPFWLTGYSFFLYFLIFAILLVFFRRYSVIDVTKKNKLMMDHFEQEKMEELVQMKLQFFTNISHEFRTPLTLIQSPLEKLISKGDRVDEEYRQRNYSLMIKNVGMLNRLINQLMEFRKLEKGKMPLAVSRGNVMDLVKEVFEAFNEIAQSKGIRYELINAYPTVELWFDYDKIEKVLFNLLSNAFKFTPQGGEVSIIVSEEEIDGKEWVRFDIKDNGPGIDKDKLPFLFDRFYQTSSHKLSKVSGTGIGLAFAKNLINLHHGKILVSSNPNIATVFSVYLSKGKLHFTNDDFADQPREQSIEKQIIIKDYQIERRELTSTDNIVFDEEKSTVLIVEDNYDVQTLIKNNLEEEFNCIQGYNGKEGLDLCKKFNPDIVISDVMMPEMDGFEMCNLIKKDQEICHIPIVILTAKSADEDKLTGLTEGAVAYISKPFNIDVLIAQIKSILEARRMVKQVFNQKIEVEPKEITFTSIDEKLVERLLKVVEENISNPEFTVVQLGREVGISQSILNKKLKALLGQTANVFIRTIRLKRAAQLLKLDRLSVTDVVYEVGFNDMKYFRECFRKQFDTTPSEFIRQHREDDDATS from the coding sequence ATGCGTTTATTCCTCTCTTCTCTACTGTTATTTGTGTGTTTTACTTCTTATTCTCAAACGGATTTTGAACGATTAAGCACGCTTGATGGTCTTTCCCAAAATGACATCAATTTCATTTTTCAGGATTCTAAAGGATTTATGTGGTTTGGAACCGTTGATGGTTTGAATCGATATGATGGACTGAACTTTATTACTTATCAGAGAACAACACCAATGGAACATCCTATTGGCAGCAATTTGCCTTTTTGTATGGTCGAAGACCCTAATGGTAATTTTTGGATAGGAACATCAGATAATGGCGTTTGGTTTTTCGATAGAAAAAAAGAAGAGTTTCATGAAGTTCCTCAGGCGAGAAATGGCAAGCGTATTTTATTGGATCGGAAGGCGGGCAAAATGCTTATTGACTCAGACGGGATGCTATGGATATCGTCGATAAGTGGAGTGAGTATTATTGATACTAAAAAATACAATGCTTCAGATGATAAAAATGTAACTTTTGAAGCAAGTTCGGATAGAGCAAATGAATTTTATGCATTGAGTTCTGTCAATTTGTTATTTCAAGATTCAAAAGGGCAAATTTGGCTGGGAAGTAATAGGGGATTGTATATGGTAACCCTAACCAGTGATTTGAAATTAAGAATGGCAAGAATTTCTAAATTGTCGGGAAGAACTGCTCATTCAATTATTGAAACTGAAAGAGGGTTTATTGTCTCTTGTAATGATGGTGTATATTATATTGCTGAATTAGAGGGGGAATTCACACCTAAAAAAATTTCAAATTACTATTTTCCATCAAGTATTAAAACGAGTAAAGGTTTTGTGTTTGGAGCAAATAATAAAGGCTTGTATCAATTTACTTGGAACGAAGATGAGGAGAGCTTAGAGTTTTTAAAACATTTTCAATATGAATTTTATCATTCCAAAAGCTTAAGTGCTAATATTGTAACCGATTTGTATGAAGATAATTCAGGACTTTTGTGGGTTGGTACTAATGGAGGAGGTCTTAACTGCCTTGACTTAAATGAAAAGAAATTCCATCATATTAGTCGGACAAATGCCAAAGGAAGTCTGTCGTATAATAAAATCCGAGCGATTTATGAAGACACGAAAACTAATCTTTGGATAGGAACTGAAGGGGGAGGAATTTCTTGTTTGCCGGCAAATAAGAAAGGTGAATATGAAACAGGCTTTATTAACAAGGCTATAACAGAGGTTGTAAATGGTCAAAACTATGTATACTCTATTGCAGGTTTGCCTGAAGAAACTGAGAGGGTGATATTTGGAGCGGGATATCCCGTAAGGTTAGGTTTGGCGAAAATGAATGGGAGTGGTGACATTGAAATTGAACCCTTATCTCATTTGGTTCAGAATTCGGTATTTACAATATTAGTTGATAACGATGGATATATCTGGCTTGGTACCTATGGTTCTGGATTGTATAAAACAAAGTACGATGGAGTAAAAAATGAGCTTGTTGTGCTGAATCATTATACAGCGAATGGCGAAGGTTCCATATGTTCAGATATTGTAAGGAGTTTACTTGAGGATGGTGATGGAAATATTTTGGTAGGTACCGATATGGGCTTAAATATTTTACAAAAAAGAAAAAAGGAAAATTCAACCCCTTTCTTTTTAACTGTGGTAAATGATCCGAAAAATGATAAGTCGTTAACACATAATTATGTGTTGGCCATGCATCTTGATCGTAAGAATAGAGTTTGGGTTGGTACTATGGGAGGAGGACTTTGTTTGCTGAAACATGAAAAAGGTGGAAAAATTAAGTTTAAATCCTATACCTCGGAGCATGGCTTGCCAAATGATGTTATTAAAGGAATTGAAGAGGATCGGGAAGGAAATTTGTGGATTTCAACAAACAGAGGATTAACAAGATTTAATATTGATACTGAAGAGATCCGAAATTATACCATTTCGGATGGATTGCAGGATTATGAATTTAGTGAGCTTGCCTCTTATACAAGAGCTAATGGTGAAATGGTATTTGGTGGTGTAAATGGTATTAATGTGTTTACTCCAAAAGAAATAGAAGATAATCCATATGCATCTCATGTTGAGTTTACGGAGCTGTTTATATTAAATGAACAAATCTTAACGGGAAAAACGTATCATGGGAGAGTTCTTCTTGAAAACGAAATGCCATCTACAGATTCTGTTTCTATTAAATATTGTGAAAATAGTTTTTCAGTTGGTTTTACCGCGCTCCATTACGTGGCACCTGAGAAAATTAAGTATAAGTATAGGTTGGAGGGTTTTGATAGTGGTTGGAATACCGTGAATAGTGTTGAACCAAGAGCTAAATACACAAATATCCCTCCGGGTGAATATACCCTTAAAGTTTTGGCTACAAATAACGATGGAGTATGGACAACAATTCCTTCTATACTGACCATAGAGGTCGTTCCTCCATTTTGGTTAACTGGCTATTCTTTCTTTTTATATTTTCTGATTTTTGCGATACTATTAGTCTTTTTTCGCAGGTATTCGGTAATTGATGTTACCAAGAAAAATAAACTAATGATGGACCATTTTGAACAGGAAAAAATGGAAGAACTGGTTCAAATGAAATTGCAGTTTTTTACCAATATATCACACGAGTTTAGAACACCATTGACCTTAATTCAAAGCCCATTGGAAAAATTGATCTCTAAAGGCGATCGGGTTGATGAAGAATATCGTCAACGAAACTATTCTTTAATGATCAAGAATGTTGGGATGCTTAATCGTCTGATTAATCAGTTAATGGAATTTAGAAAACTGGAAAAAGGGAAAATGCCATTGGCTGTGTCACGAGGTAATGTGATGGATTTGGTGAAAGAGGTTTTTGAAGCCTTTAATGAGATAGCCCAATCGAAAGGAATTCGCTACGAATTGATAAATGCATACCCTACGGTTGAATTATGGTTTGATTATGACAAAATAGAGAAGGTGCTCTTTAACTTACTCTCTAATGCATTTAAATTTACTCCTCAAGGTGGGGAGGTTTCAATTATTGTTTCTGAAGAGGAGATTGATGGAAAAGAGTGGGTTCGATTCGATATTAAAGACAATGGTCCGGGAATTGACAAAGATAAATTGCCTTTTCTCTTTGATCGATTTTATCAAACAAGCAGTCATAAATTATCCAAAGTTTCGGGGACAGGAATTGGTCTGGCATTCGCTAAAAATCTAATAAATTTGCATCATGGTAAAATATTGGTTTCCAGCAATCCCAATATTGCTACTGTTTTCTCAGTTTATTTAAGCAAGGGAAAGCTTCATTTTACGAATGATGACTTTGCTGATCAACCTCGGGAACAATCAATAGAAAAGCAAATCATCATAAAAGACTACCAAATTGAAAGAAGAGAACTAACATCAACCGATAATATAGTATTTGATGAAGAGAAATCGACTGTTCTAATTGTAGAAGATAATTATGATGTTCAAACATTAATAAAAAATAATTTAGAAGAGGAGTTTAACTGCATTCAGGGCTATAACGGTAAAGAGGGATTAGATCTTTGTAAAAAATTTAATCCTGATATTGTAATTAGTGATGTGATGATGCCTGAAATGGATGGTTTTGAAATGTGTAATTTAATTAAGAAGGATCAGGAAATTTGTCATATTCCAATTGTTATTCTAACTGCAAAATCTGCTGATGAAGACAAGTTAACCGGACTTACTGAAGGGGCTGTAGCCTATATTTCTAAACCTTTTAATATAGATGTCTTAATAGCACAAATAAAATCGATTCTTGAGGCTCGAAGAATGGTAAAGCAAGTTTTTAATCAGAAGATTGAGGTAGAACCAAAAGAAATAACATTTACTTCCATTGATGAAAAATTGGTTGAACGATTACTTAAGGTTGTAGAAGAAAATATTAGTAATCCCGAGTTTACAGTGGTTCAATTAGGACGGGAAGTCGGCATCAGTCAATCAATTTTGAATAAGAAATTAAAGGCTTTACTAGGACAGACTGCCAATGTCTTTATTAGGACTATTCGATTAAAGAGAGCTGCTCAATTATTGAAATTAGATCGCTTATCGGTTACCGATGTGGTGTACGAGGTTGGTTTTAATGATATGAAATATTTTAGAGAATGCTTTAGAAAACAATTTGATACAACTCCATCTGAATTTATTAGGCAGCATCGTGAGGATGATGATGCTACATCTTAG
- a CDS encoding glycoside hydrolase family 3 C-terminal domain-containing protein: MKLKAFFFLVSVCCINLSFVNAQSENYEWFNYDLPIEVRIDALIDAMTLEEKVSQLTDVSEAIPRLSIPRYNWWNECLHGVARNGRATVFPQAIGLAATFDPDLAQRVSTAISDEARAKYNISIENDNRAKYAGLTFWTPNINIFRDARWGRGQETYGEDPYLTSRIGVAFVKGLQGNDPKYLKAAACAKHYAVHSGPEALRHEFDAVVSKKDLYETYLPAFEALVKEANVESVMGAYNRVLGEPACGSNLLLQEILRDKWGFKGHVVSDCGAIEDFHLHHKVTANAVESAALAINSGVDLNCGRVYPNLVKAVALGLVKEETIDKSLRALLSTKFKLGFFDPEEENPYNKIGEEVICSDEHNQLALEVAQKSIVLLTNKNNALPLSPSIKNLYVTGPQANNSDVLLGNYYGMSNHLVNILEGITAAVSSGTTINYKMGCLPYRKNVNPIDWTTGEAKSADAIIAVLGISSAMEGEEGDAIASETMGDRLQPFLPANQLEFLRKLKKNNKKPVIVVMTGGSPMIMPEVAELADAIVWAWYPGQDGGTAVANVVFGKISPSGKLPLTFPASMEQLPPFDDYSMEGRTYKFMKEDPLFPFGFGLSYTKFEYSNIELSAKKLKRNDSLKVKVKLSNVGSFDADEVVQLYLSQPGAGVSAPFKKLIGFQRISLLKGEAKQIEFVIDANKMAQITEEGTETIKKGIYKIYIGGSSPIKNKQALGSINLVEETFELR; encoded by the coding sequence ATGAAATTAAAAGCATTTTTTTTTCTGGTAAGCGTATGCTGTATTAATCTATCATTTGTGAATGCACAAAGTGAAAATTATGAATGGTTCAACTATGATCTGCCGATAGAAGTTCGAATTGATGCATTAATTGATGCAATGACTCTAGAAGAAAAAGTGTCCCAATTAACAGATGTTAGCGAGGCAATTCCACGCTTATCAATTCCAAGATATAATTGGTGGAATGAATGTTTGCACGGTGTTGCGCGTAATGGTCGTGCAACTGTATTTCCGCAGGCAATTGGTTTGGCTGCAACCTTTGATCCTGATTTGGCCCAAAGAGTTTCAACAGCTATCTCTGACGAGGCCAGAGCGAAGTACAATATTTCGATTGAAAATGATAATCGAGCAAAATATGCTGGTTTAACCTTTTGGACACCCAATATTAATATTTTTAGAGATGCAAGATGGGGCCGAGGACAAGAGACTTATGGTGAAGATCCATATCTTACTTCGCGTATTGGTGTTGCATTTGTAAAAGGTCTTCAGGGAAATGATCCAAAATATTTAAAAGCAGCAGCATGTGCCAAGCACTATGCGGTACATTCTGGTCCCGAAGCTTTACGTCATGAATTTGATGCCGTTGTTTCAAAAAAAGATCTTTATGAAACTTACTTGCCAGCTTTTGAGGCTTTAGTAAAGGAGGCGAATGTAGAATCTGTAATGGGAGCTTACAATCGGGTTTTGGGAGAACCAGCTTGCGGGAGTAACTTGTTGCTACAGGAAATCCTTCGTGATAAATGGGGATTTAAAGGTCATGTTGTATCGGATTGTGGCGCCATCGAAGATTTTCATTTGCATCACAAAGTTACAGCGAATGCGGTTGAATCGGCCGCTCTTGCCATAAACAGTGGTGTCGATTTAAATTGTGGAAGAGTATATCCGAACTTGGTAAAAGCTGTTGCCTTAGGATTAGTAAAAGAGGAAACAATCGATAAGAGCTTACGCGCTTTGTTGAGTACTAAATTTAAGTTAGGCTTTTTTGATCCGGAAGAGGAAAATCCATACAATAAAATTGGAGAAGAAGTAATTTGCAGTGACGAGCACAACCAGTTAGCACTTGAAGTTGCACAAAAATCGATCGTTCTGCTAACCAATAAGAACAATGCATTGCCTTTGTCTCCTTCAATAAAAAATTTATACGTTACAGGACCACAGGCAAATAATAGTGATGTTTTGTTAGGTAATTACTATGGAATGAGTAATCATTTGGTGAATATTCTGGAAGGAATCACTGCCGCTGTGAGCTCGGGAACAACAATTAATTATAAAATGGGTTGTTTGCCTTACCGCAAAAATGTGAATCCAATTGATTGGACAACCGGAGAAGCGAAAAGTGCTGATGCAATAATTGCAGTATTGGGAATTTCAAGTGCCATGGAAGGTGAAGAAGGAGATGCCATCGCCTCAGAAACAATGGGTGATCGTTTGCAACCATTTTTACCTGCAAATCAACTTGAGTTTTTGCGTAAATTGAAAAAGAACAATAAGAAACCTGTTATTGTTGTGATGACAGGAGGAAGTCCTATGATTATGCCAGAAGTTGCCGAATTAGCTGATGCTATTGTTTGGGCTTGGTATCCAGGACAGGATGGAGGAACTGCAGTTGCTAATGTCGTTTTTGGTAAAATATCGCCATCAGGAAAATTGCCACTTACTTTTCCTGCCAGTATGGAGCAGTTACCACCCTTCGACGATTACAGTATGGAAGGACGGACATATAAATTTATGAAAGAGGATCCTCTTTTCCCATTTGGCTTTGGTTTAAGCTATACCAAGTTTGAGTACAGTAATATAGAATTAAGTGCTAAAAAATTGAAGAGAAATGATTCTTTAAAGGTTAAGGTTAAACTTTCAAATGTTGGTAGTTTTGATGCCGATGAGGTCGTTCAGTTGTATCTTTCTCAGCCAGGAGCAGGTGTTAGTGCTCCTTTTAAAAAGTTGATTGGTTTTCAAAGAATATCCTTGCTAAAAGGGGAAGCTAAGCAAATTGAATTTGTAATTGATGCAAACAAAATGGCTCAGATTACAGAGGAAGGAACTGAGACTATTAAAAAAGGGATTTATAAAATTTATATTGGAGGTTCTTCTCCAATTAAAAATAAGCAGGCTTTGGGTTCAATAAATTTGGTTGAAGAAACTTTTGAACTCAGATAA
- the galB gene encoding beta-galactosidase GalB — MDNRACKSLILRSISFSLLIAFLFLSTSCKTTTSLNDEDFNNDWLFLKGNVSDAKQFGFNDSEWRKVDLPHDWAIEGPFSIENNARTGGLPVHGTGWYRKHFQISKENSDKIISVEFDGAMNNAHVWVNGHFAGNRPYGYIGFEFDITPFIKFGEQNVIAVRLSPKDLSARWYPGAGIYRNVRIKTNYKLHIPQWGTKITTQNVSKSHAKINFTTSVCNKFKTQQSAELETSIVNSDGEIVSTITSEIILQANTTGYVDQLIDIENPKIWDIKHPNLYKSLSKISIQGKIIDSYESEFGVRTIKFTTENGFQLNGKTVKLQGVCMHHDLGPLGAAVNYRATERQMQIMKSMGVNALRTSHNPPSPELLQICDKLGIVVIVEAFDEWKLGKVINGYNKYFDEWHEKDLRDMIKRDRNHPSVIMWSIGNEILEQSRKDGWKIAKELTEICHEEDSTRPTTAGFNYYPAPFTNQLAKYVDIVGMNYWPLNYQEILDANPNMIVYGSETSSQTSSRGVYHFPIEANEQHQTNQVSSYDGTVGPPWAYAPDVEFEQQEKVTRSLGEFMWTGFDYLGEPTPYGGKDNSTNGYWNTDWPSRSSYFAPVDLCGFPKDRYYLYQSQWTTKPMVHVLPHWNWEGKEGDTIPVYSYTNCDEVELFVNGKSFGKKIKGVDLTPIPAEFHFFPKGMYQSKYRLSWDVPYQAGTLKVVAYKNGKIEAEKTIHTAGKAYQIKLIPDRKTISADGKDLSFITVRVEDKDGNLCPKANDLVKFSIEGKGEIVAVGNGDATSTKAYQAKKRNAFNGLCLLIVKSTTIAGEITINAESDQLITNEISISTKK, encoded by the coding sequence ATGGACAACAGAGCATGTAAATCACTCATTTTAAGAAGTATTAGTTTTTCACTATTGATTGCTTTTCTTTTTTTAAGTACATCTTGTAAAACTACGACGAGCCTGAATGATGAAGATTTTAACAACGACTGGTTATTTCTTAAGGGCAATGTAAGCGATGCCAAACAATTTGGATTTAACGATTCGGAATGGAGAAAAGTCGATTTACCTCATGATTGGGCCATAGAAGGACCTTTCAGTATTGAAAATAATGCCAGAACAGGAGGTTTACCCGTTCATGGTACTGGTTGGTATCGAAAACATTTTCAAATTAGTAAAGAAAATTCCGACAAAATTATTTCTGTAGAATTTGATGGAGCAATGAATAATGCTCACGTTTGGGTTAATGGACATTTTGCAGGCAACAGACCTTATGGTTACATTGGTTTTGAATTTGACATTACCCCATTCATAAAATTTGGCGAGCAAAATGTAATTGCGGTTCGCTTAAGTCCCAAAGATCTTTCTGCCCGATGGTATCCAGGTGCAGGGATCTACAGAAATGTGAGAATTAAAACCAATTATAAATTACATATCCCTCAATGGGGAACTAAAATTACGACTCAAAATGTTTCTAAATCTCATGCGAAAATAAACTTCACCACTAGTGTTTGCAACAAATTTAAGACCCAACAATCTGCAGAATTAGAAACAAGCATCGTAAATTCAGATGGCGAAATTGTTTCTACGATTACTTCTGAGATTATTCTACAGGCAAACACTACTGGATATGTAGATCAACTAATTGATATAGAAAATCCTAAAATATGGGATATAAAACATCCTAATCTTTACAAGTCATTAAGTAAGATTAGTATTCAAGGAAAGATAATTGATAGTTACGAAAGTGAGTTTGGTGTTCGAACTATTAAATTCACGACTGAAAACGGATTCCAATTAAATGGGAAAACAGTAAAACTACAAGGTGTTTGTATGCATCACGATTTAGGTCCACTTGGTGCAGCGGTAAATTACAGAGCTACTGAAAGACAAATGCAAATCATGAAGAGTATGGGGGTGAATGCTTTGCGAACCAGTCACAATCCGCCATCTCCTGAATTGCTCCAAATATGTGATAAACTTGGAATTGTTGTTATTGTAGAAGCATTTGATGAATGGAAGCTTGGAAAAGTTATAAATGGATACAATAAATATTTCGATGAATGGCATGAAAAAGATCTTCGGGATATGATTAAAAGAGATCGTAATCATCCTTCAGTAATTATGTGGAGTATTGGAAATGAAATATTAGAACAATCGAGAAAAGACGGATGGAAAATAGCTAAAGAATTAACGGAAATTTGTCATGAAGAAGATTCAACGCGACCAACAACAGCGGGTTTCAACTACTATCCTGCTCCATTTACCAACCAATTGGCAAAATATGTTGATATCGTAGGTATGAACTACTGGCCACTAAATTATCAGGAAATTTTAGATGCAAACCCAAATATGATTGTTTATGGATCGGAAACTTCATCGCAAACAAGCAGTCGTGGTGTTTACCATTTCCCAATTGAAGCAAATGAACAGCACCAAACCAATCAAGTATCCAGTTACGATGGAACTGTTGGACCTCCTTGGGCCTATGCTCCTGATGTTGAGTTTGAACAACAAGAAAAAGTGACCCGTTCGCTAGGAGAATTTATGTGGACAGGTTTTGATTATTTAGGCGAACCTACACCTTATGGCGGAAAAGATAATTCTACAAATGGATATTGGAATACTGATTGGCCATCTCGTTCCTCCTATTTTGCACCTGTTGATTTATGCGGATTCCCAAAAGACAGATATTACCTTTATCAAAGTCAGTGGACAACAAAACCAATGGTTCATGTTCTGCCACATTGGAATTGGGAAGGTAAAGAAGGCGATACTATTCCTGTTTATTCTTACACCAATTGCGACGAAGTTGAACTATTTGTTAATGGTAAATCGTTCGGAAAGAAAATAAAAGGTGTCGATTTAACGCCAATTCCTGCAGAATTTCATTTCTTCCCAAAAGGAATGTATCAATCTAAATATCGTTTGTCGTGGGATGTTCCTTACCAAGCTGGTACGCTTAAAGTTGTAGCTTATAAAAACGGTAAAATTGAAGCTGAAAAAACAATTCATACCGCAGGAAAAGCTTATCAAATAAAATTAATTCCTGATAGAAAAACGATTAGTGCAGATGGCAAAGATCTATCTTTTATTACTGTACGAGTGGAAGATAAAGATGGAAACTTATGTCCAAAAGCAAATGATTTAGTGAAATTCTCGATTGAGGGTAAAGGAGAGATTGTTGCTGTTGGTAATGGTGATGCCACCTCAACAAAAGCATATCAAGCAAAAAAAAGAAATGCTTTCAATGGACTATGTCTGTTAATTGTAAAATCGACAACAATAGCAGGTGAAATTACAATTAACGCTGAAAGTGATCAGTTAATAACAAATGAAATAAGCATTAGTACAAAAAAATAG